The Candidatus Lernaella stagnicola sequence TGCGCCGACCGGCGATCTGTATCCTGAATTCTTCGTCGTTCTCCAGCGCGTCGGCGAGGCGGCGCAGCTTTTCGATAAACTGTTTTTTCGGATAGGTCTTTTCGACATCTCTTTTCCGTTTACGCGCGGTCGCCATAGGCGTTCCTTTCCGGTTGTCGCTAACTCCCGTTTTCTATACCAAACTTTAGGCCGTTCGGGGAGACGGTGTTGAAAACGTCGGCGGGCTGCCTCCCCGCGCCTTGTGGGAGAGGGGCCGGGGGTGAGGGCGAAACGCCGGCGATTTGACCGGATGTTCAAAAACCGCGACGATGCCCGTGCCGTAATAGGACCTCGGGATGGGGAGGGTATAATGCAGGTTTGGCGTTTCTTGGGTTTGTTGGTGCTGGTTTTGATGATCGTGTCGGCGGGCGTCGGCTGCGACGATGACGACGACGATGACAACAACGATGACACCACCGGCGACGACGATGACGATAACGACGACGACAACGACAATGATGACGACGATAACGACACCGCCGGGGACGACGACGATGACGATGATGAAAACCTCGCGCAGTGGCTAAAGGATCGGCCTTACCTGCAAAACCGCAGCCTGTGGGCGCAGGAAATCGACATGGCCGACCCGCCTTTGGTCCGCACCTTCGGCGCGATGGGCGTGGGCAACGGCAAGGTCTTCGGCATCTTGGGCGACCAAAGCCCCTTTGCCGGGTGGCACAACCTGGGCGGGCCGAACTACCAGAAAGATTTCAAGTGGTTCACCGACAAGCGGCCGCATTTGTACGTCGGCGACCGCGAGGCGCTGCCGCTGCGGCAGGCGATCAGCCGCGTGCGCAACTCGGCGGTGGTGATCACCGAGGCGAAGAACGGCGTTGTGGAGTGGACCAGCGTCAATTTCGCGCCGATCGGGGCCGACGACGTTTTGGCCGAAGATGCGCTGGTGAGCGTGTGGATCGTGCGCAACATCAGCCAGATGACGCTTGAGGACGTGGCGCTGCGCGTGGATTCCTACATCGGGCGTTTCGACGCGGGGCTGTTTACCGAAAGCGATTACACCGGGCGAACGCTTTCGTCCCGGCCCCTCGAAGTGGACGCGCTGGCGGGCGAAAGCGGCAAGCAGTTAGTCGTGCCGATAGGCTCGTTGACGCCGGGTCAGGAGAAGGTCGTCACGCTGCCCTTGGCCTTCACGATCGACACCAAGGATGCGGCGGGGGTTTTTGCGGCGCTTGAAAACGCCGGCCTAGATGCGCTGCTGGAGGCGACGGTGCAGTGGTGGGACCAGTGGGCGTCGCAGATCACGGTGTTCAACACGCCCGACCAGAAATTCAACGACTTGA is a genomic window containing:
- a CDS encoding amphi-Trp domain-containing protein, encoding MATARKRKRDVEKTYPKKQFIEKLRRLADALENDEEFRIQIAGRRIYVPVRAIVNIEHERGSKDEEIEFQIKWKLE